GTAAATTGCCTAGTAGCATAATTCATTTGCATTACGAGAttttttgaatcaattttgaGGGTCTGATcggattcttgatattttattcaaGTTGTTGATTGTGTTGCTATCTGGTACAACTGCTTGAGCGATTTAGCAGTAGCCGCTTCAATGGCCTAGCATTGCTTAAGCGATAATCGCTTTAGCAGCCAGGCATTGCTTTATCGGTAGCTACTTTAGTGGTCATCCATCGATCGCTTAAGCGATGGTCAACCTAAGTGGCTTGGCTGTTTTAGCAACCTTTTAACCACTTTATTAGTGGCCGGTTAAACCTTTCTTAACCGGTTATTGCTGAAACAGTATATATactcttttttttcatcatttttgaacCTTTGAGCTTTGGATTTTGGTGATTCTTGAGGGTTTCTTCACCATTTCAGTTTGAGTGAGATCCAAAACCTTATTcctattatttttcattgataatacattgggtatgatgttgttgttattttcaaaataaaaatttgggaGTTTTATTGGTAGTGTTGTAACATGATTTTCagtgatttttataaattatttatttttgtatgattgactattttacccctcctcgtggTTGCTTTGTGGTACTTATGGGGTGTAGGGATGATTGGTGCGATTCCAAATGCATTaatcttgttatgatttttgtgaGTTTGTGATTTCACTACTAGAAAAAAAACTGTTTTTACGACCACAAAAAGTGACCACAGTGGGTGGTCGCAaaaaagtgaccacatgtggtcattttttcttaaaaaataaaaaaatacgacCACATTTGGTcacttttatatttaaaattatcaaataataatttcaaacttcttcttaaatttttatattaaatataatttttttaaaactaaaagcgaccacaagtggtcggtttttgattaaaaataaatttaaaatattatgcaaGAACCGAGCACTTGTGGTCTctttttgattgaaaaaaaaatatttataaaaaaatgaccacaagtggtcggttttcgatgaaaaaataaaaaaataaaatattttggaaaagTGACCACATATGGTggcttttcttttaaaaaattaaattaaatatatttttaaaaaaacaatcaCTTGTGATcgcttttctttaaaaaattaaactaaaaatgtTTTTATAAGTGGTCGCTTttatgattgaattttttttaaaaaaaaattagttccCAAAACTGACCAGTTGTGGTCGctttaaaattaacaaaataataaataaaatattttgaaaaagccaCAACATGTGgtctcttttctttaaaaaattagattaaaaatatttttgaaaaagcgATCAATTGTGGTcgctttataattaaaaaaataaaaagaaaaatattttggaacAGTGACGACATGTGATCATTTTCCtttaataaagtaaattaaaaatatttttgaaaaagcgaccacaagtgattgtttttcattaaaaaaataaatttaaaacgcTATGCAAAACCAACCACTTGTTGTctctttttgattaaaaaatcattaaaactattatatgtaaaattaaataattttttaatatatattaaatatttttttattacattgaCCACATGTAGTcgatttattatataataaaaataaaattaattaaatttaaaatttgtaaaaaagtatactaaaaattaaactaagaaatatattaaataaaataaataaattacgttaaacataatctttattttttacttatgtttcaatataaaaaataaatatattttccatcgagtgtgtgtgtatttatacatatgttaaattacattaaacataatctttgAATATCGAATACGTTGATATCTTACGATTGATGTAATAATATGCTATTGGAGTTATAATAATGTAAGGTACATGTATAACctataattcatcagaatataatgaatacgTTGTATTATGACGAGTATACAcgtgttgatatatatatatatatatatatatatatatatatatatatatatatatataggtgtaGTAAAAATCTAGTTGAATCTATCTAAACATATTGAATAGTACGTTAATATCATACGATCAAGGTATTAACAatatactgttgaagttataatattaatataatacaattaattCATCAGGGTATATACATACGTTGTGTATGGGGTAATTATATAGTAATGCATATGTGATATACATACCATATAAATAGAACTTTGCAATcgatagtatatatatataaattagtagcCAAATTAGTGATGGATTAgcgatagaaagtaaaatccgtTGCTACattttgttgtctttattttggTGACAAAATTAGTGACATAAAAGGGAGAAAATTTTTTTTACATGGTGGATACAAATATAGCAATGAAATATCTATAACtagaattattttttcatttttaaaaatatattagaaattaCTATAATGGAAAAAACCATTTTGAGGTATTTGTTCTTTAATTATTAAGAAATAATTAGCAATggatataatttcaattgatgaaTCTGTCACCCCCACCAATTAAATATTAGGGCAACTTTTTTATTTCCCGTTCTTCCAAAACATTATCTAATCCTCCTCTTTCCAAAACAGGCCCTTTCCATTTTCTGTCAATTGAGAAAAGGGAATCTCTCAATCACTTGCAATCTCTCAGTCTCTCAGTCACTTGATTTTCGATTCTAAATTAGACGTAAGATTCTAAATCTCCTAATGTGAGTTGGTAAGTTGTTTGCCTCTTTCAATATCTTATCATCTAACTTAAAAATTGACTTGTAAATGATAGTGTTAGAGTTGTTTGGCCtcttttattaatattaaaaagtCCAATTATTGTGGTAAAAAGTCCGATTATTGATTTTTAACTGGAACAGTAATCGAATTTTGGGTCCGATTATCATATCTGAATAACAGAGGTAACTAGGAGAAGGATAAGGAAGAAGTAAAGGGTGATTATTAAGGTGTTAATCATTCTTTGATTGGgcgtaaaatttaatttttttctcaaaatttctttttGTGGGGGGTTTTTATATTTTCTGTTGCATgttctttcatctcaaatttctTCAACAGAATTTCTCTTTGCGGGATTTAATTTTCACTTTCTGTGTAGACTAAACAGGTAAGGTTCCTATTTTGTTCGTTGCAtgttaaaaaaagtataaaaatagagatatttgggtcttttttgtttattgtttatGGTTTGGTGatctaatattattttaaagtaataaactttatttttttcgttGCCAACAAAGTtgcatcttattttcttttttttttaatgttccAATTTTGGGTTGTTTGCTGAAATTTAATGATTTTGGTGTATTTACAAGTTACTTGCTTAGCATTATCTAGCTAATGGAGTTGTAACttatttgtttgtttcttttttctcccttttgattttatatttgaGATAAACCtgttaaaataaacaaataacaaTATGCATCATCTCATGTTATATCCATTAATTTGTTAGTTGTGAAAAATCAAACATGCCCATCGGCAGCAACTTTAGCGCAAAATCTAATCCATATCGATAAATAATTTTCGATGCTGCTGGTCCCAATTTTAACCATGGTTTGAGTTAGCAACCTTACAACAATATTGAACCCGATTCATCTCATCCGTATGAACCTTCAATTGTGGAGGAACATGATACTTTGATGAAGGAGGAGCCTAATTTAGAATCccaaaaattttatgatttgttGCAAGCTGCTAATGCAAAATTGTATCCCGATTCTTCCCTCTCTCAATTTCCAATAGTCTCTCGAATGTTAAATATTAAAATGGAGAATACTATGTCATAGAGGGGTTTTAACCAAATGATGCAATTATTTAAAGAGGTTTTACCTGAAGATAACCCACTACTTGATAATTTTTATCAGACTAAGAAGCTAGTGCTTATCTTGAGTTTACCGATTAAAAATATTGACTTTTGTGAATCAGGATGTATGTTGTATTTGAATGATGATGAATATTGTACCTCTTGTCAATTTTGTGGCAAAGAGAGGTATGGGGGTCGTGTTGGCTCTTATAAGAGGAAATTGGTTCCTTATAAGAGAATGTATTATTTTCATTTGATTCCTAGATTGAAGAGATTATATGCATCCCATATTACAGCTGTTGACATGAGATGGCATCATGAACATGTAAAAGACGGTAGGGTAATGCGTCGTCCATCAGACTCTAAAGCTTGGAAGAACATcaataaaactcttttttttttgccgATGAACTAAGAAATGTAAGGTTGGGGTTATGTACTGATGGTTTCCAGCCATTCAGTCAGTCTGGAAGGAAATAATCTTTATGGACAGTTATTGTCACTCCATACAATTTACCTCCAGGGATGTGCATAAAAGAGGCTTATATGTTCTTAACTATCATTGTTCCAGGGACAAACAAccccaaacataaaattgatgtttatctCTAGCCTTTAATAAAGAAATTGACCTTGTTATAGGAGATAGGTGTAGAAGCATTTGACAACTCCAAACAACAAAACTTTCAATTGAGGAAAGCTTTGATATGGACAACTAGTGACTTTCCAGCGTATTCTATGTTATCAGGATGGAGTACTGCAGGTAAGTTTGCTTGTCCTTATTGTATGGAGGAAACACAATCTTTTAGATTACAACATGGGCGAAAAATatcatggtttgactgtcacATAAGGTTTCTTTACCAACATCATCTATTTAGGAGAGATAGTAAAAGCTTTCTTAAAGGTCAGACTGTCAAAACATCACCACCACCCTACAGAATCGGAGAAGAAATATTGAATCAAATTTGTGATTTTGAGATTAAAAAAGTAACAGAGTTAGATGTAGAAGAAATTAATCAGAGAATATGTGTTCTTATGGATGGAAAAAGCGAAGAATCTTTTAGGATTCACCTTATTAGATTTCTAATATGATTTGACATAACCTCGATGTTATGCAGATTGAGAAAGATTTCTTTGATAATGTATTTAATATAGTCcttaatattgattaaaaaaCCAAAGGCAATCCATAAGATCATTTAGATATGGTAAATTACTGTGATTGACTTCAGTTGGCAGAGGATACTACTAAAAAATATCCTAAAGCTGTATATAAAATAGACAAGGAAGTAAGCACTATTTTGTTCAATTGGGTGAAAGGCTTAAAATTTTTAGATGGGTATGTTTGGAATTTTGGTAGATGTCCAAATACAACTACAGAAATATTATTTggtatgaaaaatcataattgtcTTGTATTCATGCAACGATTGATTCCTATTACTTTTTGTGAACTACTTCCAAGTAATGTATGACAGGCACTTACAGAATTGAGCTTATTCTTTAAATACCTTACATCAACTACTCTCCGAGTGGATGACATGGAGAGATTACAGGGAGATATTCCACAAATCTTGcacaagtaagagaatatatatccTTCTAAGTTCTTTGACTCAATGGAACATTTGCCTGTGCACCTTTCATATGAAGCAAAGATTGCTGGACCTATATAATATCGATAGATGTATCCTTTTGAAAggtaaattcaaaaatttatgttgaacTTGTGACAAGTATGTTATATGTAACTTTTCAAATATAATGGTTTATTCATTTATCAATTTAGGTATCTTGGAACTcttaaaagaattattagaaataaAGCAAGTGTTGAGGGTTTCATATGTGAAACATACTTAATGACAGAGTCAGCActattattttctcattattttgaaccaCATCAATTCATGATATATGAATATGCTTACAAAATTAAGTTGATACAACTAACTTTTTTACCTTACAAATGGCTTAACTTCTTCACAATTTAGTAAAATGTAAGTTGGATACCCTTGATTTCTTCAGAGTTAAAttcctctttttttattctaCCCATAATCGACCTAGATGGGTGAATATTGAAAAATTCCCTTCAAGAAGTATGTTTGGGCAATGTTTGCAAGAAGAAttttcaaatctctctcaagatcaaataaaTGAAAGCCTTGAAGCAAATTTCTCTATATGGTTCAAGTAATATGTAAGGCTTCAGAAATTAATGTCTTCTATACAATTATGAGCTTAAATTGACTTATgaaattaaactaaattttatAATCTTCTAAATAGGCCTGACTCAATCATATTGAGAATGAATTCCTTTATAGACTTGCTCGTGGACTATTGATAGGTTTTACATCTCATTCAGTGTATTTTGTTAATGGATACAAGACCAATAATGAATAGTGGGGTTTGTATCTCAGATCTAAATTTTGGTGATTTCTATGGGTGgataaaagatattataaaagTGAAAGACCGTGAAGCACCTTTAAAATGAATTATACTATTCGAATGGGAATGGTTTGATCCAACTATGGATATTTGTGTTAAAAAACATAATCGGTATAAATTGATTAATATTAACCATTGTCagcaatataaaaaatatgaacctTTTATTCTGGCAATGCAAGCAACTCAAGTGTGTTATGTGTCTTATTCTAGCAAGAAAAAACACAAGGATGATTGGGCAGCTGTATTGAAGGTCAAACctcaaaatattattgaattaccTGATGAGGAAATTAAGATAGCTACAGAACTGAGTATTCCATTTAAATTTAAAGAAGTTGAAGTCTATAAGATAGACATGAATGTTGCCACAGTTGAAAGTATACACTTATATGATCCAAATGGTTACTATATTAAAGTGGATGGACCCATTAATAATGGTTTATTTCAAGAGCATCATGAGATCCAAGAGGAAGCTACAAAAGAAGAGTATGCAACTGAGGAAACTGAGGACGAGgaagaaaaagattttgaagaaGACACAGATAGTGATTAGTGCTTGATAAGAAATATGTTATtgtatctaaattttattttgtgagtAGTAATTTTGtcaaactattattatttttttttgtctctgCTCGCTGTTTACCCCAAACTTGTTTCTACTCCTGCTTTGTAtctaattaaactaaaaaaaagctTCTCATTTAGCCATTGTTTAAGGTTTGACCCTTTTAATCTATATCTTCTTATTACTGATTTTTATTTTGCTATACAAGATTATGTTCATATGTTGCTTTTCCAATTGGATCCGTTGTTTCTGCTTCTATTTAATTCTGACTAAATAATCATCTATATATTCTATGTATTATGTTAAGAGTCTAGTTGTTTGGATTTCTTCTATTATACCCTTGTTGTTAATTTTTgactctttatttctcatctaaGTTTTTAGgctacaagttttttttttttttttttctttctgcacAAGTTTTTTGTGAAGACTTGAAAATTGATGTTCAAAAGTAAATTATTTACCTTtttttaccccccccccccccccccgccccttCTATGGTGTTGTGAGTATTCTGTAGATTCCAATGTTATATTTGCACAAAATTACATATTTAATGTAGGATTCAAATGTTACATGTGCACAGAATTAGTTTTCATTACGATTCCAATGTTAGATAGGATTCAATGTACATATTTACTGCAGATACAGATTTGACTAGTTCTAAAAAGAGAAAGATAAGTTTTTCTTATTTGGATCAGATATGTGCTTTTACATTTTCTGATACCTTATCTATATATTATCTTGTTCTCTTGGGATTATTCAGTATGCATTTTATTTCCACTTAACTAATACAGTTTTTTATAAATATGCCTAAAGGTAGAGGTTAAGGATGAGGAAGCACAGAGCGTGTAAGAAAATCTTCAGTTCGGAGTAATCCTGCTGTTATGGCAAACATACCTATTATTCCCAGTCTTACAACTGTTAGTCCTCAAACAGGAGGCATATGTGGTCAAGATGAGACAAATCATGTTCAACTATTGATTTCTCATAGTAGACCAATGGTTCAAACTTCTGGTGATGGTAGTAACCCTACTACACCCGAATTATCTCCCACTGCTCCAAAATAGGTCAACACAATAGCTGAAGGTATATCTACTCAAAAGAACCAAATTGGTGAGGGTCTTAACCAGTTGACTTTATCCTtcaaaagtatgaatataataagTTGTAAAGAACAAATAGCAGTATCTCTGGTTACTTTTTAAAAGTATCTCTGGTTGCTTTCTGTGGCATTCGTCCCCagaaatgaatgaatgaaatcgACTTatggttttttttatttctttatatatatgttttagttTTTTCTGGTTGATGATCTTTTGGTGATTCTTAAATTGAGAGGATTTTTTGTTCACAGAATTACAATGTTCTATGTTGTTGTGAGTATTTTGTAGGATTCCAGTGTTGTATGTCAGGAATTACATGTTTACTATAGGATTACAATGTTACATGTGAACATAATTAGTACTCTATAGGATTCCAATGTtacatatttatgtgtt
The Capsicum annuum cultivar UCD-10X-F1 chromosome 6, UCD10Xv1.1, whole genome shotgun sequence DNA segment above includes these coding regions:
- the LOC124899695 gene encoding uncharacterized protein LOC124899695 isoform X2; the protein is MYPFESKKKHKDDWAAVLKVKPQNIIELPDEEIKIATELSIPFKFKEVEVYKIDMNVATVESIHLYDPNGYYIKVDGPINNGLFQEHHEIQEEATKEEYATEETEDEEEKDFEEDTDSD
- the LOC124899695 gene encoding uncharacterized protein LOC124899695 isoform X1, translating into MEPLGRLKYQNQATLCEKKGKKKHKDDWAAVLKVKPQNIIELPDEEIKIATELSIPFKFKEVEVYKIDMNVATVESIHLYDPNGYYIKVDGPINNGLFQEHHEIQEEATKEEYATEETEDEEEKDFEEDTDSD